A window of the Besnoitia besnoiti strain Bb-Ger1 chromosome VI, whole genome shotgun sequence genome harbors these coding sequences:
- a CDS encoding hypothetical protein (encoded by transcript BESB_067880) — translation MARYRLTVSVMRCEGLKHTGLHALEVEVGGERRVTGWIDGEKNERAAIRRGLRDMPARGKRDMPARGKRDMPARGKRDMPAKRDEERRAQGPSRELKTVAADVGDAQSQRRMLACTERGLARKTKGRCAERVKRVGERAFAEEAAGCPQEREDADEETTGGRHEAAFNFAAVFSRVPRDGNVRLSVWHKRSWREDKRVCDTYYSISSLFLAPAHAFHGWLGLEHKTKFAGQVLVDFVLSRRSSTSKNGDAGGLLKTSTHIKAPEGLATPSETREETDSERGSPERRGEGETETLRDGGADALRGGRDTDARWRTDPGGRRRESGIEKREMTGESSGSPDLPLQQNSRGEDAPSPASSGDPHRTQPLRTRSPPSRRPASPRASFSFLPDSAPSAGACGLPSEGRRRRAKGEASQGEAQSPEREETGDAAPEKYATPCLLAAPSSSSSSLRSPASAPLDLLSLDIQVADAVQHPTLEEEIALCQADAADPRSPLPSSEAATVPAGACLLPHSKPQTPGPDSEAQAPAGGEAADRRDSERRAARAARLVDAGGDGNKRAFSEEDGGAGSHAARAVASLCKEETPTASRLPNPPSDTDGTEGRRDRAGRETNGDFKKSSNKGAPMQQSRLPDQVGPVMPLEAQPSEEVPARESHEAPLLSREGKPPPRERVREGEAGTGKREGAEAADGKGSKRPDGEGEGMAVRTSGDQPVSPAGDGCTPSSFFLQERNWKALDEIFFGQSSTREEAVQGASTAKPASTADKSLPVEPLEPAAASLRKFEWRGGANDEEATTDSTGDGSRGGWREHSSGQRTGGYDAWRDYQGGRDDPGRDGRRRRGSSLGARGRQTAAFAEGEGEGRRSRGVSASPGTAVQIEPFPDADFVDEGRSGGWREEERSSGGAWQGASFSRVQTDQRDGQLSFSSPQGTCHSFAEERHRRHVHGIQAAASAFHGRDVFTGLPPGPRKPQRGFHARPTPDASFQSRGRGNSTPQSNAVFPSDAPSPFPGHPDEAAPAKHAQPCPRPSPQVRLSPPSTPLPSASLSPCPPAFADAGDWAPGDPAPGGRWVQGQGCEDACPTRGEGEGARAASRTPTGESAATAEDLRRLYEEGERKCFYREALVDYRRWNEAAVEAGHGASMHSAWGGVRAWAGPPAQAFPVTVAAAPACSSPAQSEPPVSGPSPSASPSAASSSSFSSSSSSAKLSWFFPRFKKEPPTDKSPRGQEEPQTTGRHKDAREGPGGERHSAAGAFAGEGTAQAAEGGGRRLSSPPRFPAPASSFENATVLAAPVSPRASEAPSTQKKPSGRLRRRLAGWHQLGKIRGHGAETAKNERQRERQGGTSVQGAKDELARPPSSSAASCQELGSPPASPLGREASHGADQGGEGVHHEERGRSLPPSFPALHPSSPSSSSSQHRVLCFSEGLPGPPPDVGASFCRLPETPQSRASGASLSVLPPSPCSPASSSSVSASPPFPSSAASSPAPAAFLPPPPMDEASNPRVSTEDGLHVLPLLAAPFPSFSSSLLSPSLPPSNPSAAERGDGRPGASRAAMPFRAAMLRAEDRQAETAGFFHLISEPYSPEARRAVSSLLGYLDGATTRARACSLAEEATEEDGERRRGNAEDEKFEGLSAKKKRQSSKREKLMKGSSSSLAAKRPLQAAGTEDDEAEDFFHGLPSRYRGDAGILSLSSSPSSSPGRTRRKSLRRSRSPSPSPSYAPLSPLSSSLARQSHEEMYAHGQDVSLKPARKKSGERKERQSPSRRPRGASLTEGLRWKNEAEETRKEEAPCRKPESTAGRPARKSAKRREESVQNGLRAETSSSRGLVEPSTGGIRGTGGAERGAMAAFERQPQVDATGLCNFSATNGGGNTAYEALGAQQHSYFRSFLVPSCSHAAGSHGLALPVYPPGPSTGVSPPGQVPALLPPWRSPGLSGLPPSSAPRQFLSSSPATTYGRPFGAAPSTSSPPRPEVFAGAHAPTALVRPVVAVPGAPPTASLVSSFPLPPQASSLGPSTRVACAPAALLASQGRCVEAQAALRLPQAASAGRDAAFSSSVCSSAASYFSPVSASAAQAFRSSAASSPLQGRRGAPSSVSLGGNQPTRSPVHATGDVPSGSEAAHSPSDIWNAGRATLTATGVPVSLRVSSSSPFASASSLQPQAAAAHHGQGGGKRLACVHDDSNNPFALFSGPWRGSSASPPTQVLPRASPLSAASAHGLSGSSLSAAGLPASLGSTASASFASPSSRAGSRPGVSHPGAFASASEGGARVPGGRRSPVSASRKSPVLVVSGVSGDFERNPFALLGRAPRKEDSESSPQPPSLSSASASPASCMSSASEPVLGASTWSDRPCGASASPFSWPVRGSTDLAGRPSLVSPPSPARGEEIAGASVSSPSASLAPVAAPVSDAQQAQERRKEEPAASGADSVSNGAPQRMQERMRREKGGMRGRCGVKTEEGAADCRERGRERVRKLSGDSVVGEEGRHGVATQGVILAPRFPSPTPH, via the exons ATGGCGCGTTACCGCCTCACTGTGAGTGTGATGCGGTGCGAGGGCCTGAAGCACACgggtctgcatgcgctggagGTCGAAGTAGGCGGAGAGCGTCGCGTCACTGGCTGGATAGACGGTGAGAAGAACGAGAGGGCAGCCATACGGCGAGGGTTACGAGACATGCCGGCTCGAGGGAAACGAGACATGCCGGCTCGAGGGAAACGAGACATGCCGGCTCGAGGGAAACGAGACATGCCGGCTAAGCGTGacgaagagcgacgcgcgcagggaCCTTCAAGAGAACTGAAAACCGTAGCCGCAGACGTGGGAGATGCACAAAGCCAGAGGCGCATGCTCGCGTGCACCGAACGCGGCCTCGCTAGAAAAACAAAGGGACGATGCGCGGAGCGGGTGAAGCGAGTGGGCGAGAGAGCGTTTgcggaagaggcagcaggcTGTCCGcaggagcgagaagacgcagacgaagagacaaCAGGGG GCCGTCACGAAGCAGCGTTCAACTTCGCGGCTGTCTTCTCCAGAGTCCCGCGCGACGGCAACGTACGCCTTTCTGTCTGGCACAAACGGTCGTGG cgcgaggacAAGCGCGTGTGCGACACGTACTACTCGATTTCCTCGCTTTTtctggcgccggcgcatgcgttcCACGGCTGGCTTGGGCTCGAACACAAGACGAAATTTGCAGGTCAGGTTCTGGTGGATTTCGTCCTTTCGCGAAGAAGTTCCACGTCAAAGAACGGCGACGCTGGAGGGCTACTCAAGACATCTACTCACATCAAAGCACCGGAGGGGCTGGCGACGCCTAGCGAGACTCGCGAGGAAACCGACTCCGAAAGAGGCTCGCCGGAGAGGcgtggagagggagagacggaAACGctgagagacggcggcgcagatgctttgcgcggaggcagagataCCGACGCGAGATGGCGAACCGACCcgggaggacgacgaagagaaagcggCATTGAGAAAAGAGAGATGACTGGAGAGAGCTCAGGGTCCCCAGAtttgcctctgcagcagaaTTCTcgaggagaggacgcgccctcgccagcctcCAGTGGCGACCCTCACCGAACACAACCGCTTAGAacccgctcgccgccgtcgcgtcgcccggcgtcccctcgcgcgtctttctcttttctccccGATTCGGCTCCATCTGCGGGCGCATGCGGACTGCCGTCTGAAGgccggaggaggagagcgaaaggAGAGGCCTCacagggcgaggcgcagagcccggagcgggaggagacaggagatGCGGCGCCCGAGAAGTACGCGACGCcctgccttctcgccgcgccttcctcgtcttcatcttctcttcggtcgcctgcctccgcccctcTCGACTTACTGTCGCTCGACATCCAGGTCGCCGACGCTGTACAGCATCCAACCTTGGAAGAGGAGATTGCGCTGTGTCAAGCCGATGCAGCGGacccgcgctctcctctcccctctTCTGAGGCCGCCACAGTTCCAGCGGGCGCGTGCCTTCTTCCTCACTCGAAGCCGCAGACTCCAGGACCGGActcagaggcgcaggcgccggccggcggtgaagccgcagaccgcagagacagcgagcggcgagcagcaCGTGCGGCTCGCCTCGTGGATGCAGGAGGAGATGGGAACAAGAGAGCCTTTTCAGAGGAGGATGGCGGAGCCGGgtcgcatgcggcgcgcgcggttgCCAGTCTCTGCAAAGAAGAGACGCCTACCGCTTCTCGGCTGCCCAACCCCCCGAGCGATACCGACGGAACTGAGGGAAGGCGCGATAGGGCAGGGCGGGAGACTAACGGCGATTTCAAAAAAAGCAGCAACAAGGGTGCGCCGATGCAACAGTCGCGCCTGCCTGACCAGGTGGGGCCCGTGAtgccgctggaggcgcagccaAGCGAGGAAGTccccgcgagagagagtcacgaggcgccgctgctgtcgcgtgAAGgaaagccgccgccgcgcgagagagtgcgagagggagaggcggggaCTGGCAAAAGAGAAGGCGCTGAGGCTGCCGACGGGAAAGGCAGCAAACGacccgacggcgagggcgaaggaaTGGCTGTACGCACATCTGGAGATCAACCGGTGTCCCCCGCGGGGGATGGATGCACCCCTAGCAGCTTCTTCCTTCAAGAGAGGAACTGGAAAGCTCTCGATGAAATCTTTTTTGGACAGTCGTCGacccgcgaggaggccgttCAAGGCGCTTCCACCGCGAAGCCCGCCAGCACCGCGGACAAATCTTTACCGGTGGAGCCTTTGGAgcccgcagcggcgtcgcttcGCAAATTCGAGTGGCGAGGGGGAGCgaacgacgaggaggcgacgacagACAGCacgggcgacggcagcaggGGCGGCTGGCGAGAGCACAGCAGCGGACAGAGGACCGGCGGCTACGACGCGTGGAGAGACTATCAAGGCGGAAGAGACGACCCAGGCAgagacggccgccgcaggagagGCTCAAGCCTCGGTGCGAGAGGAAGGCAAACCGCGGCATtcgcggagggggagggcgaggggaggcgcagcaggggcGTCTCGGCGAGCCCCGGGACCGCGGTGCAAATTGAGCCGTTTCCAGACGCCGACTTCGTCGACGAGGGGAGGAGCGGAGgctggagagaagaggagagaagctcTGGCGGGGCGTGGCAgggcgcttccttctctcgaGTGCAGACCGACCAGCGAGACGGCCAGCTCTCTTTTTCGTCACCTCAAGGCACTTGCCATTCCTTCGCTGAGGAGAGGCACCGCCGCCACGTACACGGAATCcaagccgcggcgtctgcgttccACGGCAGAGATGTTTTCACCGGCCTGCCGCCGGGGCCTAGGAAGCCTCAGAGGGGCTTTCACGCGAGACCGACGCCAGACGCCTCTTTCCAGTCGAGAGGCCGAGGGAACTCCACGCCGCAGTCCAACGCGGTCTTCCCCAGCGACGCACCGAGCCCGTTCCCTGGGCATCCggacgaggcagcgccagcgaagcaCGCGCAGCCATGCCCTAGGCCTTCTCCGCAGgttcgcctctcccctccctcgACGCCTTTgccgtccgcctcgctgtcgccttgTCCGCCGGCATTCGCTGACGCAGGGGACTGGGCACCTGGCGATCCCGCGCCCGGAGGAAGGTGGGTACAGGGGCAGGGGTGCGAGGACGCGTGCCCGACGcggggagaaggcgaaggagcgagAGCCGCATCTCGCACGCCGACAGGGGAGTCTGCGGCGACAGCCGAAGACTTGAGGAGGTTGtacgaggaaggagagaggaagtGCTTCTACCGCGAGGCTTTAGTTGACTACCGGAGGTGGAACGAGGCTGCGGTGGAGGCGGGTCACGGCGCTTCGATGCACTCCGCGTGGGGAGGCGTGCGTGCTTGGGCAGGGCCCCCTGCCCAGGCCTTTCCTGTgacggtcgccgcggcgccggcgtgctCTTCACCAGCGCAGAGTGAGCCGCCTGTCTCCGGaccctcgccttctgcgtctccttcggccgcctcgtcctcgtctttttcttcttcttcttcttccgccaaGCTTTCGTGGTTTTTCCCCCGGTTCAAAAAGGAGCCGCCGACTGACAAGAGCCCGAGAGGGCAGGAGGAGCCCCAGACCACAGGGCGGCACAAggacgcccgcgagggccccggaggcgagagacacTCTGCCGCGGGAGCCTTTGCGGGCGAGGGGACAGcccaggcggcggagggcgggggtCGCCGGCTGTCGTCTCCACCGCGGTTTCCCGCCCCCGCGAGTTCATTTGAAAACGCGACGGTGCTCGCAGCGCCGGtgtcgccgcgggcctctgaAGCGCCGtccacgcagaagaagccgtCTGGCCGTCTCAGGCGTCGGCTTGCCGGCTGGCATCAACTCGGCAAGATCCGAGGCCAtggagcggagacggcgaagaacgAACGGCAGCGGGAGAGACAGGGAGGAACCAGCGTGCAAGGAGCAAAGGACGAGCtggcgcggcctccttcctcttctgcggcgtcgtGTCAGGAGCTGggctctccgcctgcgtctccgttGGGAAGGGAGGCGTCGCACGGGGCAGACCAAGGGGGTGAGGGCGTTCACCACGAGGAGAGGGGGCGatcgcttcctccttcgtTTCCCGCTCTTCATCCGTCCTccccttcgtcgtcttcttctcaaCACCGGGTGTTGTGCTTCTCAGAAGGGTTGCCCGGGCCGCCGCCAGATGTAGGCGCCTCTTTCTGCCGTCTGCCTGAGACTCCGCAGTCTCGTGCGTCGGGTGCCTCCTTGTCGGTTCTTCCGCCTTCCCCTTGCTCACCCGCTTCATCTTCTTcggtgtctgcgtcgcctccgttcCCCTCTTCGGCGGCTTCCTCCCCAGCACCTGCGGCCTtcttgccgcctccgcccatGGACGAGGCCTCGAACCCCCGCGTGAGCACCGAAGACGGCCTGCATGTGTTGCCTCTTTTGGCGGCTCCCTTTCcttccttctcgtcctctctgctctcgcCAAGTCTGCCGCCAAGCAACccttctgcggcggagcgTGGCGACGGACGGCCCGGCGCGAGCCGTGCGGCGATGCCTTTTCGGGCGGCGATGCTGAGGGCGGAAGACAGGCAGGCGGAAACTGCCGGTTTCTTTCACCTGATATCAGAGCCTTACTCGCCAGAAGCAAGGCGGGCGGTGTCTTCGCTTCTGGGGTACCTTGAtggggcgacgacgcgggcgcgagcgtgTTCGCTCGCTGAGGAAGCAAccgaggaggacggagagaggcgacgagggaaCGCCGAGGACGAGAAGTTTGAGGGGCTCTCTGCAAAGAAGAAACGACAATCGAGCAAGCGAGAGAAGCTAATGAAGggttcctcctcgtcgctggccGCAAAGCGGCCCCTCCAGGCTGCAGGAACAGAAGACGATGAGGCAGAGGACTTTTTTCACGGCTTGCCATCTCGGTatcgcggcgacgcgggcattctctctctttcttcgtctccgtcctcgtcccctgggcggacgcggcgcaaGAGCCTCAGgcggtcgcgctcgccatctccctcgccttcctaTGCGCCGTTGTCGCCTCTCTCATCCAGCCTTGCTCGGCAGAGCCACGAAGAGATGTATGCTCACGGACAGGATGTATCATTGAAGCCGGCGCGGAAAAAGagtggagagaggaaggaaagacagtcgccgtcgcggcggcctcgtggAGCATCGCTGACCGAGGGCTTGCGATGGAagaacgaggcagaggagacgaggaaggaggaggcgccgtgCCGAAAGCCTGAGTCCACCGCAGGAAGGCCAGCGAGAAAgagcgcgaagcggagagaagaaagcgttCAGAACGGGTTACGCGCTGAgacgtcttcttctcgagGCCTCGTCGAGCCGAGTACGGGGGGCATCCGGGGGACAGGCGgtgcggagagaggcgctaTGGCGGCCTTTGAGCGACAACCGCAGGTGGACGCCACAGGTCTTTGCAATTTTAGCGCGACAAATGGAGGCGGAAACACCGCCTATGAGGCACTTGGAGCCCAGCAGCATTCTTACTTCCGATCGTTTCTTGTACCATCCTGTAGTCACGCCGCTGGAAGTCACGGATTGGCGCTCCCTGTGTACCCGCCGGGGCCTTCTACCGGCGTCTCTCCACCCGGTCAGGTCCCAGCACTCCTCCCCCCGTGGCGCTCTCCAGGGCTTTCAGGCCTGCCTCCGTCGTCGGCTCCCCGTCagttcctctcttcttcgccagcAACAACCTATGGACGGCCCTttggcgcggcgccctccacgtcgtcgccgccgcggcctgagGTGTTCGCGGGAGCACATGCACCCACCGCGCTTGTAAGGCCCGTCGTCGCGGTTCCCGGCGCGCCACCGACGGCTTCCTTGGTTTCTTCGTTTCCGCTCCCCCCGCAagcctcctctctcggccCATCgactcgcgtcgcctgcgcacccgcggcgctgctcgcttCTCAGGGGCGGTGTGTAGAGGCTCAGGCAGCgttgcggctgccgcaggcggcaagCGCAGGTCGGGATGcggctttctcttcgtctgtctgctcttccgcggcctcctaCTTCTcccccgtctccgcctcggcggcgcaggccttcCGTTCCTcggctgcttcgtctccgcttcaggggcggaggggcgcgccgtcttcggTCTCGCTTGGGGGCAACCAGCCCACGAGGTCTCCTGTGCACGCCACGGGCGACGTGCCGAGCGGGAGTGAAGCCGCTCACTCTCCGTCGGACATTTGGAATGCTGGCAGAGCGACGTTGACGGCCACGGGCGTTCCAGTGTCTCTCAGGGTCTCCTCTTCATCGCCTTtcgcctcggcctcgtccctccagccgcaggcggcagctgcacaTCACGGACAGGGCGGCGGAAAGAGActcgcatgcgtgcatgACGATAGCAACAATCCTTTTGCTTTGTTCTCTGGGCCGTGGCGGggttcctcggcgtcgcctcccacGCAGGTTTtgccgcgtgcgtctcctctctctgccgcctccgcccacgGACTGTCGGGCTCTAGTCTATCCGCGGCGGGCTTGCCGGCTTCTTTGGGTTCCacagcctccgcctccttcgcgtcgccttcctcccgaGCCGGGTCGCGTCCAGGCGTTTCACACCCCGGGGCTTTCGCTTCGGCATCAGAGGGAGGCGCTCGTGTTCCGGGGGGGAGGCGCTCCccagtctccgcgtcgcgcaaGTCGCCTGTGTTGGTGGTGTCGGGAGTGAGCGGCGACTTTGAGAGAAATCCCTTCGCTCTTTtggggcgggcgccgaggaaaGAAGACTCGGAGAGCTCCCCccagccgccttctctttcgtctgcgtcggcaTCTCCCGCGTCGTGTATGTCTTCGGCGTCTGAACCCGTGCTCGGAGCGTCGACGTGGTCCGACCGGCCGTGTGgggcctctgcttcgccttttTCGTGGCCAGTTCGAGGCTCCACAGATCTGGCTGGAAGGCcctcgctcgtctctcccccctcgccggcacgcggcgaagagatAGCAGGAGCCTCTgtgtcgtcgccgtctgcgtccctcgcgccggTCGCTGCGCCGGTCTCGGATGCGCAGCAAGCCCAGgagcggaggaaggaggagcCTGCGGCCAGCGGAGCCGACAGCGTGAGCAATGGCGCACCTCAGAGGATGCaggagcgcatgcgcagagagaagggcgGTATGAGAGGCAGATGTGGAGTCAAGACTgaggaaggcgctgcagactgccgcgagagaggcagagagcgcgtGAGGAAACTGAGTGGGGATAGCGTTGTGGGTGAGGAAGGTAGACACGGCGTCGCCACGCAGGGAGTGATTCTTGCTCCTCGTTTTCCGTCTCCAACCCCGCACTAA
- a CDS encoding hypothetical protein (encoded by transcript BESB_067890) produces the protein MTIAGALKGLLQATGYNLKPEEIQVMSLEEDKDARVISFSISKYRGMRLYWRAIRAWLRNACGEMMILQDALGDTLPVDCSIPLVTFRSTGQTLTEADIPLGNDDEPIAPALSKPARPWTLDLENSEADGLMPAQGGNRESRQTERWLNASKQLEQKQKASRHTPAQPTTPEFMPNYIVPPWAAANHVMPPQGYSIPYPPPGGVDPPPSAYTQHSGMRSAVGGALDGAQNSDEESPKAGSTTKASQGATQAAAGEGGSPHSVSVKFIIVASCLAATLLVIVLLWCARTLRNKDETHNPSVERQRIPHELKLRRAGARYARP, from the exons ATGACGATTGCTGGAGCACTGAAGGGGCTTCTGCAAGCAACGGGTTACAACCTCAAACCAGAAGAGATCCAAGTCATGTCTTTGGAAGAGGACAAAGATGCCAGAGTGATTTCTTTCTC CATTTCCAAGTACAGGGGCATGAGGCTCTACTGGCGAGCTATACGGGCCTGGCTCCGAAATGCGTGCGGCGAGATGATGATTCTCCAAGATGCTCTGGGAGATACCCTTCCTGTCGACTGCTCCATACCGCTTGTTACGTTCCGATCTACAG GGCAAACGCTAACAGAGGCAGATATTCCTCTCGGGAACGATGACGAGCCGATAGCACCAGCTTTGTCCAAGCCCGCGCGACCGTGGACGCTGGACTTGGAGAACAGCGAAGCGGATGGTCTCATGCCGGCACAAGGCGGAAACAGGGAGTCGCGCCAAACCGAAAGATGGCTGAATGCGTCGAAACAACTGGAGCAAAAACAAAAGGCCTCAAGGCACACCCCCGCTCAGCCAACAACGCCCGAGTTTATGCCGAATTACATCGTACCACCGTGGGCTGCAGCGAATCATGTGATGCCTCCCCAAGGCTACTCCATACCTTATCCTCCACCAGGAGGTGTGGatccgcctccctcggctTATACGCAGCACTCTGGTATGCGATCAGCTGTCGGAGGTGCTTTGGATGGCGCCCAAAACAGTGACGAAGAGAGCCCCAAAGCCG GGTCTACAACTAAAGCAAGCCAGGGAGCTacgcaggcagcagcaggagagggaggcagccCACACA GTGTTAGCGTCAAGTTCATTATCGTTGCCAGCTGTCTTGCGGCTACCTTATTGGTCATCGTCCTACTTTGGTGTGCACGTACACTTCGCAACAAAGACGAAACACACAATCCGAGcgtggagaggcagcgaatCCCACATGAATTGAAATTGAGGCGTGCCGGTGCCAGATACGCGAGACCATGA
- a CDS encoding hypothetical protein (encoded by transcript BESB_067870) — MGIVSVLLRGWPRGFAVRSSLTLLALLFCLLAPQCRRSEALLSTSRAAAGALSLGRALGPSHAAAPFRSPTRSRAAEPCSPSPHAGPPRAASVLLGLVPLFQPRSRPPSRGEEASSQRCSGASTDALSQQKRGFRETEAVQVGAPLFERPAVVIQECENGGDRAQRLSGGAERISGDACERANAPPGFLFSSSAETPLPRGGEIRRGKRKWWKYFLPLWPPWKTRYSRRPLAEKLLCIPVYVVVNRFGAPFLSPPSPALIAELQKRKEETGEASSLPQTALAFLDGQEATEYLHELIQSNPGGPQVEARLYCIPLSTIWDQICRVVVDPRLEAAQARRVENAAERRAKAASEAQPENGGLFAWRSFLGGDSVADEEDEKAREREEDGRRAVQPQVLWQLVPSKKQVQNARLHARFSELREGTGVPIFYADLLSVERDGESVVALFFSLEDLHAVWERRRQEEAQRERSLMEQRRARVSKPGMEYGKEENEEGKREVNRPPLPQQPPVKVLNLLKLLLAQAEQPKGEMKVADGCWGFVPSSASLAFLEEQKRRGVGPARLLFGPDETEGPE, encoded by the exons ATGGGGAtcgtctccgtcctcctccgcgggtGGCCCCGAGGCTTCGCTGTCCGCTCTTCTCTGAcccttctcgccctcctcttctgtctACTTGCACCTCAGTGTCGACGTTCAGAGGCGCTCTTGTCTACGTCGCgtgcagccgcgggcgcacTCAGCCTCGGCCGTGCGCTGGGCCCTtcacacgccgccgcgccctttCGGAGCCCAACGCGGTCGCGTGCCGCGGAGCCATGTTCCCCCAGCCCTCACGCTGGGCCCCCGCGAGCGGCAAGCGTTCTTCTCGGCTTGGTTCCGCTCTTCCAGCCCCGAAGTCGGCCGCCGTCTCGAGGTGAAGAAGCGTCCTCGCAGCGCTGCTCAGGCGCCTCAACCGACGCTCTCAGTCAGCAGAAAAGAGGATTCAGGGAGACAGAAGCGGTCCAagtcggcgcgccgctcttcgAAAGGCCCGCCGTCGTAATCCAAGAGTGCGAAAAcggaggcgaccgcgcccaGCGTTtgtccggcggcgcggagcgcaTCAGTGGAGACGCATGCGAACGGGCGAATGCACCCCCgggttttcttttttcttcgtccGCTGAAACGCCGTTgcctcgaggcggcgaaaTACGGAGGGGAAAAAGGAAGTGGTGGAAATACTTCCTTCCACTGTGGCCTCCCTGGAAGACGCGTTATTCAAG GCGGCCCCTGGCTGAAAAGCTCCTCTGTATCCCGGTGTACGTTGTGGTGAACCGCTTCGGCGCCCcttttctgtctccgccctcgccggcgctcaTCGCGGAGCTTCAGAAGCggaaagaggagacaggcgaggcgTCTAGCCTCCCGCAGACCGCTCTAGCGTTCCTCGATGGTCAGGAAGCGACCGAGTACCTGCACGAACTCATCCAAAGCAACC CTGGCGGCCCGCAGGTCGAGGCCCGTCTGTATTGTATTCCGCTCTCAACCATCTGGGATCAGATTTGCCGCGTCGTAGTCGACccgcgcctggaggccgcTCAAGCGAGACGCGTGGAAAACGCCGCAGAACGGCGGGCGAAAGCTGCCTCCGAGGCGCAGCCTGAGAATGGCGGACTCTTCGCCTGGAGGTCtttcctcggcggcgacagtgtagccgacgaagaagacgagaaggcgagggagagggaagaagacgggAGGCGCGCAGTCCAGCCACAAGTGCTTTGGCAGCTCGTGCCCTCAAAAAAACAG GTTCAAAACGCCCGTTTGCACGCGCGTTTCAGCGAGCTGAGAGAGGGGACCGGAGTGCCGATCTTCTACGCGGATTTGCTGTCCGTGGAGAGAGATGGAGAGTCCGTTGTGGCTCTATTCTTCTCGCTCGAAGATCTCCACGCAGTGTgggagcgccggcgacaaGAGGAAGCCCAACGGGAAAGGAGCTTGATGGAGcaacgacgcgcgcgagtgtCTAAACCAGGGATGGAATacgggaaagaagagaatgAGGAGGGCAAAAGAGAGGTCAACAGGCCGCCACTGCCGCAGCAACCGCCAGTCAAGGTCTTGAACCTGCTCaagctgcttctcgcgcaggCCGAACAG CCCAAAGGCGAGATGAAGGTCGCGGACGGGTGCTGGGGGTTTGTTCCCAGTTCGGCGTCACTCGCGTTCCTGGAggagcagaagcgccgcggcgtggggcccgcgcgccttctcttcggACCAGACGAGACGGAGGGACCGGAGTGA